A single region of the Leptodactylus fuscus isolate aLepFus1 chromosome 5, aLepFus1.hap2, whole genome shotgun sequence genome encodes:
- the SPARC gene encoding SPARC isoform X1, whose product MRVWIFFVLCLAGKALAAPQQQDALPEEDEVIEDVVTEETVVGANPVQVEVGEFDEAINEEEEEEPTTPENPCLNHHCKHGKVCEVDESNTPMCVCQDPSTCPASVGEFEKVCGTDNKTYDSSCHFFATKCTLEGTKKGHKLHLDYIGPCKFIPPCVDSELSEFPLRMRDWLKNVLVSLYERDENNNLLNEKQKLRVKKIHENEKRLEAGDHPVELLARDFEKNYNMYVFPVHWQFGQLDQHPIDGYLSHTELSPLRAPLIPMEHCTTRFFDECDIDNDKYIALDEWAKCFGIKEQDVDQNMIF is encoded by the exons ATGAGAGTCTGGATCTTCTTCGTCTTGTGCCTGGCTGGCAAAGCACTAGCTGCACCT CAGCAACAGGATGCTTTGCCAGAAGAGGACGAGGTGATAGAGGATGTCGTGACTGAG GAGACAGTAGTGGGAGCAAACCCTGTGCAGGTAGAGGTTGGAGAGTTTGATGAAGCAAtaaatgaggaggaggaagaggaacctACCACACCTGAAA ATCCTTGCCTGAACCATCACTGCAAGCATGGTAAGGTGTGCGAAGTAGATGAGAGCAACACTCCAATGTGCGTATGCCAAGATCCATCAACTTGCCCTGCAAGCGTAGGCGAGTTTGAGAAG GTCTGTGGTACAGACAACAAGACCTACGACTCTTCTTGCCACTTCTTTGCCACCAAGTGTACCCTGGAGGGAACAAAGAAAGGACACAAGCTGCACTTGGATTACATTGGACCATGCAAAT TCATTCCTCCCTGCGTGGACTCTGAGCTGAGCGAATTCCCTCTGCGTATGCGTGACTGGCTTAAGAACGTCCTAGTCAGCCTGTACGAGCGTGATGAGAACAACAATTTACTCAATGAGAAACAGAAGTTGAGG GTGAAGAAGATCCATGAGAACGAGAAGCGCCTGGAGGCTGGAGACCACCCCGTGGAGCTGCTGGCACGTGACTTTGAGAAGAACTACAACATGTACGTCTTCCCCGTGCACTGGCAATTCGGACAGCTGGACCAGCACCCTATTGATGG ATACCTGTCTCACACTGAGCTGTCTCCTCTCCGTGCTCCTCTTATCCCCATGGAACACTGCACCACCCGTTTCTTCGATGAATGCGATATCGACAATGACAAATACATTGCTTTGGATGAATGGGCCAAGTGCTTTGGAATCAAGGAGC AGGACGTGGATCAGAATATGATCTTCTAA
- the SPARC gene encoding SPARC isoform X2, whose translation MRVWIFFVLCLAGKALAAPQQDALPEEDEVIEDVVTEETVVGANPVQVEVGEFDEAINEEEEEEPTTPENPCLNHHCKHGKVCEVDESNTPMCVCQDPSTCPASVGEFEKVCGTDNKTYDSSCHFFATKCTLEGTKKGHKLHLDYIGPCKFIPPCVDSELSEFPLRMRDWLKNVLVSLYERDENNNLLNEKQKLRVKKIHENEKRLEAGDHPVELLARDFEKNYNMYVFPVHWQFGQLDQHPIDGYLSHTELSPLRAPLIPMEHCTTRFFDECDIDNDKYIALDEWAKCFGIKEQDVDQNMIF comes from the exons ATGAGAGTCTGGATCTTCTTCGTCTTGTGCCTGGCTGGCAAAGCACTAGCTGCACCT CAACAGGATGCTTTGCCAGAAGAGGACGAGGTGATAGAGGATGTCGTGACTGAG GAGACAGTAGTGGGAGCAAACCCTGTGCAGGTAGAGGTTGGAGAGTTTGATGAAGCAAtaaatgaggaggaggaagaggaacctACCACACCTGAAA ATCCTTGCCTGAACCATCACTGCAAGCATGGTAAGGTGTGCGAAGTAGATGAGAGCAACACTCCAATGTGCGTATGCCAAGATCCATCAACTTGCCCTGCAAGCGTAGGCGAGTTTGAGAAG GTCTGTGGTACAGACAACAAGACCTACGACTCTTCTTGCCACTTCTTTGCCACCAAGTGTACCCTGGAGGGAACAAAGAAAGGACACAAGCTGCACTTGGATTACATTGGACCATGCAAAT TCATTCCTCCCTGCGTGGACTCTGAGCTGAGCGAATTCCCTCTGCGTATGCGTGACTGGCTTAAGAACGTCCTAGTCAGCCTGTACGAGCGTGATGAGAACAACAATTTACTCAATGAGAAACAGAAGTTGAGG GTGAAGAAGATCCATGAGAACGAGAAGCGCCTGGAGGCTGGAGACCACCCCGTGGAGCTGCTGGCACGTGACTTTGAGAAGAACTACAACATGTACGTCTTCCCCGTGCACTGGCAATTCGGACAGCTGGACCAGCACCCTATTGATGG ATACCTGTCTCACACTGAGCTGTCTCCTCTCCGTGCTCCTCTTATCCCCATGGAACACTGCACCACCCGTTTCTTCGATGAATGCGATATCGACAATGACAAATACATTGCTTTGGATGAATGGGCCAAGTGCTTTGGAATCAAGGAGC AGGACGTGGATCAGAATATGATCTTCTAA